The window CTCCGCTCGTCTCTTCGTCGGCGTCCGTATCTCCTCCGGCCCCGAGGGCGTTCGCGACGAACGCGCGGACGGCGTCGCGGTCCTTTCGCCCGCCCGTTCGCTCGACGCCGCTGGCGACGTCGACCGCGTAGGGTTCGACGACCCCCGCGGCCTCGGCGACGTTCTCGGGCGTCAGTCCGCCCGCGAGGATCACCGGGGCGTCGAGCGTCGCCGCGACCTCGGCGGTCGCCGCCCAGTCGTGGGTCTCGCCGGTCCCGCCCGCGCCCGACTCGTCGACGGAGTCGACGAGGACGGCGTCCACTGCCGGTGCGACGCTCCATGCGCGCTCGGGGTCGGCGGCGTCGACGACGGCGACGAGGTCGGCGGCGACGTCCGCACGGATTGTCGCCAGTTCCTCGGGAGCGAAGTCGCCGTGGAGCTGGAGCACGTCGGGGGCGACCCGCTCGGCCGCGTCGACGGCCTCCGCGACGCCGTCGGGCATCGTCACCAGCGCCGTCGTCAGAAACGGCGGCGCGGCGTCGAGCAGTTCGCTCGCTCGGCCGAGGGATACCTCCCGCGGCGTGTCGACCGGGACGTCCGCGATGACGCCGACGGCGTCCGCGCCGGCCGATTCGACGGTTCGCAGGTCCGACTCGTTCCTCACGCCGCAGATCTTCACCCGGACCATCGGTTCAGCGCTCCACCGCGGCGTCGATCGGCTCACAGAGGTCCGAAAACGTCGACGCGGCGTCGCCCTCGTCGATCGCGTTCGCGGCGACCTCGACGCCCTCGTCGATGCTGTCGGCGATGCCGGCGACGTAGATCGCCGCGCCGGCGTTCGCGAGGATGATGTCCCGCTTGGCCCCCGTCACCTCGCCGGTCACGATGCCGCGGAGGTCCGCCGCGTTCTCCTGCGGCGATCCACCGGCGACGGCGTCGATCGGGGCGGCGTCGAGGCCGATCTCCTCGGGCGTTATGGTGTACTCCTCGATCCCGTCGCCGTCGACCTCGGCGACGGCGGTCTCCTCGTGCAACGCGATCTCGTCCATCCCGGAGCCGTGGACGACGAGCGCGCGCTCGACGGACATGTGCGAGAGCGCGCGGGCGAGGACCGGAACCAGGTCCTCGTCGTAGACGCCGACGACCTGTGCGTCCGCGCCCGCGGGGTTCGTCAGCGGGCCGAGCACGTTGAAGATCGTCCGCATTCCCAACTCCTTCCGCGGGCCGATGACCGCCTTCATCGCCGGGTGGAAGACCGGGGCGAGCATGAAACCGATCCCGTCGCGCTCGATCGCCTCCTCGACGGCGGGGGTTCGGCCTCGACGTCCGCGCCGGCGACCTCCAAGACGTCGGCGCTGCCCGAGGAGGAGGAGACCGAGTAGTTGCCGTGTTTCGCGACCGCCGCGCCCGCGCCCGCGGCGACGATGGCGCTCGTCGTCGAGACGTTGATCGTGTTGTAGTCGTCGCCGCCGGTGCCGCAGGTGTCGACGAGCGGCTCTCGATCCGGCTGGATCGTCCGCGCCGCGTCGCGCATCCCCTGGGCGAACCCCGCGATCTCGGTCTCGGTCTCGCCCTTGGCTCGCAGCGCCGCCAGCAACGCGCCGATCTGGGCCTCCGTCGCGTCCTCGAAGACGAGACTGGCCGCCTCGCGTGATTCCTCCTGCGTGAGGTCCTCGCCGCCGGTCGTCCGTTCGATGTATTCTTGGAGTGTCATCGTGATCACCGATGTACGTGTTCGGGTTACAGTGAACAAATCCGTTCATCATCATAAGGCTGTCGGAGCGCTCGACGGACGGATGGACAGAGACCGCCAGAGGGTACCGAGAGGCGAACGTAGACGGCACCGTCCAGGTCAGCGTCGACGGGTCTGAGGCACGAGAGCGGTCGGAAATCCGGCGACGGCGGCGTCCGTTTCCGAAACGAAACCTTCAATTACGTCCCCGGGGAACGAAGTAATGCGCTCAGACGGGCGCGACCGAACGCGGACCAGACGGGTTGGTGGTCTAGTCTGGTTATGACACCTCCTTGACATGGAGGAGGCCGGCGATTCAAATTCGCCCCAACCCACTCTCTTATAAGTAGAATCGAACCACGTAGGCGCTCCTTTAGAATAAGAGGTCTCAGGAGGAGTCTCCGTCGAGTCGTAACGCGAAGTCGTCGGCGACGGGGAACAGCGCGACGCGCGGCGGGAGTTCGACGGTGTGGTATCTTCGGCCGTGCTTCTCCCGAATTTCCTCGGGGGAGTAGATCCGGCCCCGCTCGTCGGCGTTCGGGGCCATACGCTCGGATTCCGCCCGTACAAACGAACTGGTCCCGTATTCCTACTACTTTTCCCGTACCGTCTCGCGGGTCGAACCTACCGAGTCGACCCGCCCTGGTCTGGGTCGTCCTTCTTCGGGAGGTCCTTTCGCTCCGAGAAGTAATACAGGATCACGACGAAGCCGACCGTGGGGACGACGACGCCGAGCCAGTACACTTCGGGGTCTTTCAGGCCGAGTCGCTTCGCGTCGAAGTACATCACGACGCCGAGCGGGAGCTGGAGGAGGAGGGCTCCGACCAACAGTAGGATCACCGGCTCGGTCATCGGTCGTGCCTACACGCTCCCGGCGGATTACGGTTCCGTCGGGGCTCATACTGTCGTCTCCCTCAGCTGCGTCAGCCGACTCGGTGGCTCGACCGCAACCTCGCTACCGCCGTTCGCGACGCCCTTATCGATTTATCCCGAGCGTCCGGCGTGTCAGCGGTTCGCTCGCCGGCTTCGGTCTCAGCGGAGAACTCGAATTCGAGTCGTCCGTCGAGGAGACGTGTCCGAGCGGTAAGCCCCGGTTCGACGAGTTCGACGGTGCTCTCGACGACGAGCCGACCGGCCGACTCCGGCCATCGGGCGACCGGAAGCTCGATAAATACGGTCTCGTCGGCGATCTCGCCGAACCGGTGGACTTCGAGGACCGCAGCCGACCCCTCTCGGAACAGGGATACGGACGGGTGGGGTTCGTGGTCGCCCATAAACGGGCCCTGGAGGGAGACCCGCGGCGGGGTGCCGTCACCGCCCAGCGCCACAAACCGCTGTGTGAGCGACCGCAGTTCGGTATCGTCGGGGTGCGAGATCGACGTGAAAAAGTACTCCGGCAGGGGGGCGAACCTGGGGTCGACGCCCACGGTTGCGAGAGCAGTCCCGTCTTCGCGAAATTCGAGGTACTTCGCGTCGTCTCGGGGGTTGTCGTCGGTCTCTACTGTCGGGTCGGTGTGTTCGGTCCGCGATCCGACGGCACTGCACCCCGCAGCGGTGGTGGAGGCGGCGGTCAGGGCGGACGCGAGGAACGCGCGACGGCGCATAGGCGCCGGTTTCCGCTGGTAGCGGCAAGAGTGTTAAGAAACGGGCATCGGACCCCGAGCTTGCGCACGCTCTTTCGAGTTCAGGTCGCTCGCCGAAGTGGAGCCTGCACCCACTCATAATGCTTACTCTCACTTTTTACCGCCGAGCGCCGGTACTGTTTAGTTAGGAGTGAAATCGGTGGGACGGATGCAGGGAAGCCCTCGGAAGCCCCCGCGTTCTCGACTCGATGCGCTCGCTGTGCTCCTCGTCGCTCACTGTGTTCGCTCCTGCGGTGCTTACGTCGCGCGTCGTCGTCGAGAACACGGCCCCTTCCATTCCCACCCGTCGGTGGTTTTCCGGGTGGGAGTCGCTTAACTAAACACGACCCGAGCGCCACCCCCGTTTACGGCGCTCGGCGGGAAGAGACGAGGGTGAGCATTTCAGCGACGCGTTCGTCGTAGCGCGCGAGCACCGTCGCGCGAAACCCGCTCTCTCACGCGGTGGAACCGACGCCCGGGGCCGTTCTCATCTCGCTTCGAGCTGTACCACGATGTCGTCGACGAAGTGAGTCGCGTCCCCCTCCCAGATGACGGCCGTACCGACGGCGACGTACAGCCTCTCGGTCGAGAGTTCGGGCGTCGTCCACTCGAAGCGGTACTCGCGCCAGCCGTCGGCGAGCCACAGCGGCTCGCGGAGCCCGCCGTAGGGCGTCTCGCCGAGGGCGGTCGTGTTCACGCCCGGGTTCGGGAAGTCGGCCTCGACCGACGGCCGCTCGGGGCCAAGACGCATCAGGGCGTCCCGAAGCGTGTTGAACGACTCCGACTCGCTCCAGAACTGGGCAGCGACCGTGATTTCGTACGCCCGCCCGGGCTCGACGGCGACGGGGTGGACGGCCCAGGTCACGCCGTCGTCGTAGTCGCCCTCGTTCCAGATCCGCAGCGAGCGTTCGCCCGACGCCGCCTCCGCGTCCGAGACGCCTACCTCCCACTCGAACTCCCGGAGGTCGACCTCGGGACCGATGGCCGCGCCGCGCTCCCAGTCGCCGAGACCGTCCTCGAACCCCTCCTCGAACGCCGGTCCCTCGGAGTCACACACGCAGCCGGCCGCGGCGACGAGGCTCCCCGTCGCACCCATCCGAAGCAGTTCCCGTCGCCGCATACTCCGAGTTGGCGCCGGGCACGCAAAAACCCCTACCGTGGGCCAGGGGGTGTCCTTCGGGCGGCCTCGTCTGTGATTCCCCTTCCGAGGCGTCGCTCACGGCGTTCGCGACGGTCTCGCCTCTGGCCGTCGCCGGAGCGTTCGCCCCTCGTCGTCGACGCCCCGCTGTCGGGACGTCGGGTGCTTGGGACGGGGGATGCTTGGGATGTCGAATACTTGGGACGTCGGGTGCTCGGAACGTCGGATCCGTATCGTTCTCACGCGCCCGAGAACGGGGAGAGGACTTAACTCCGTCATCGCCTAAGGCGCCTGCGTGGAGTCGCCGTACGACGTACTCGGGATCGACGCCGACGCCGACGAGGACGCGGTCGTTCGGGCGTATCGCAAGCGGGTCAAAGACGCCCACCCGGACCACGGCGGGTCGCTCGCGGAGTTCGAGCGCGTCCGACGCGCCTACGAACACGTCACCGAGGGCCGAGACCCCTCCACGTTCGAGGCCGACGTCGACGACGACCGCGGCCGTCGGAACGGGACGACCGGAGGGGGCGATTCCGTCTCGCGGCGTCAGACCGACGAGGGGCGCGGTTCGACGCGGTCCCGGGAAGAGTCCGGGAGCGCGGAGGACTCCGCCGGCGAGGACGGCGAGCGGACGCTCGGCCCGACCGTCGAGTACCTGGACTACGAGGTGCTCGAAGCCAACGGCTGGGAGCTCACCGACGAGGACCTCTTCGAGAAGGCCGAGGCCGCAGACCTCGACGTCGACCGCCACGGGCTGCTGGTCGTCGAGGACCGGGAGACGCTGCTGGAAGCGGCCGAGCGGTACGGCTTCTCGTGGCCGTACGCCTGTCGGGGGGGCGCGTGTGCGAACTGCGCGGTCGCGGTCGTCGAGGGCGACGTCGAGATGCCGGTGAGCACCGTCCTGACCGACGAGATGAAAGAACGGGGGATCCGCCTCTCCTGCATCGGTCAGCCGGTCACCGACAGTCTGAAGGTCGTGTTCAACATCGAGCGGCTGCCCGGACTGGCCGAGCTCCGGCTTCCCGCCGAGCAGTTCGAGAGCGCGCGAGCGGACGACTGATCGGATACGCGCTCTCGGTCGGGACCCCGCTGTCGCCGCCGCCAACGTCCTGAGAACGGGACGAAGTTTCAAGACAGCAGCCGGCGTACACCCGGACGGAGGCTACTCCGACTATGGATATTACTGATATTGCCACTCCTGATTTCGTCGAAGTCGACGTCGACAAGCGCCTCGGGAAGATCCGCGCCATCTTCGAGCGCGAGAACCCCCGAGGAATCGTCGTCACGGAGGAGGGCGACTACGCCGGCGTCATCGGCGAAAAACAGCTCGTCCGGTCGCGAATGGAGGACGACACGAAGGCCTCCGTCGTGATGAAGTCCGCGCCGCGGGTCGACCGCCACGAGGACGTCCGCGAGACCGCTCGGATGCTCGTCGAGGGCGACGTGAAGGTCGCGCCGGTGTTCGAGGGCGAGAAGCTGTACGGCGTCGTCGCCAGCGACGCGATCTTAGAGGCCGTCATAGACAGCCTCGACGCCATCTCCGTCGAGGACATCCTGACCGAGGACGTCGTCAGCGTCGGCGAGAAGTCCCACGTCGGCGGAGCGATCAACAAGCTCCGCGAGCACGGCATCTCCCGACTGCCGGTGGTCGACGAGGACAGCGGCAAACTCACCGGGATCGTCACCACCCACGACCTCGTCGAGTTCGTCGTGCGCGACGACAGCCGACAGGGCCGCGGCGACCGGCGCGGCGACCTCGACCGGATGTTGGATCTCCCCGTCTACGATCTGATGTCCTCGCCGGTCGTGACGGCGACGCCGGCCGAGACCGTCGACACCGCGGTCCAGCGGATGTTCGACAACGACATCTCGGGGCTCGTCGTGACGCCCGACGAGAACGACGAGCGGGTCCGGGGGATCGTGACGAAGACCGACGTCCTCCGCGCGCTCACGTTCACCGAGGAGGAGAGCATGGACGTCCAGATCACGAACGTCAGCCTGCTGGAGACGCTCTCCCGCGAGGAGGTCGTCGAGTCGATCACCTCCGTCGTCGACAAGTACCAGCAGATGCAGGTGCTCCACGCGCACGTCCGCTTCCACCAGCACAAGGAGAAGCTCCGCGGGACGCCGCTCATCCAGTGTCAGATCCGGCTGCGGACCAGCCACGGCCAGATCGCCGGCAGCGGCGAGGGCTACGGCTCCGAGCACGCCTTCCACGTCGCGCTCGACAAACTCGAACGCAACGTGCTCGAACTGAAGGGACTCAACGCCGACGAGAAGTACCGCGGACAGCTCATCCGGAAGCTCGGCGAGCTCTAGGCCGGTCGACGTTCTGCTTTCTTTCGTCTACAGATCGACGCCAGAGAGCCCCTCGCCCGTGATCTCGAACGCCGCCGACTCGCCGGCGGGTTTCGCTCGGTGTTTCTCCAGCGTCGCGCGGCGGTTGCCGCCGCGGAACCGATCGAGCCGCAGCACCGCGCCCGTCCAGTGTTCGAGGGTGTGACCGCCGAGCGCGCGAGAGCGGTCGCTGTCGGGGTCGGTGAACACCTGGTTCGTGATGACCACCGCCAGGTCGTGCTTCCGCGCGAGCGAGAGCAGGTGCGTCACCTGGCTGGCGACGCGGCGGAGCGAGTCGCCGGCGTCGGCGTCGCCGGTGCGTTCGAGCCGGTAGAATCCCGTCGCGCTGTCGAGGACGATCAGCTCCGCGCGCTCGGCGAATTCGGCGGCGTCGCGGACGGCCTCCTCCTGCTCTTCGAAGTCGTGCGCCTCCGAGACGACGAGCCGCGAGGTGACGTCCTCGACGGACTGGTCGGCGTCGGTCGCGCCCTCCGCGAGCTGGCGGAACCGGTCGATCGAGAGCCCCTCGGTGTCGATGTAGACGGCCGTGCCGCCGTCGGCGGCGACCTGCACGGCCGCCGAGAGCGCGAGGTTCGTCTTCCCGGCCGCCGGCGGGCCGTAGAGCTGCGTGACGGTGCCGCGCTCGAAACCGCCTCCCAACAGCTCGTCGAGCGCTCGACACCCCGTGGTGAGTGCGTCGGACACGCGGGGGTCTCGGTCGGCTTCGGCGAAAAAGCCCCCGGTCCGAGGGCTCGACAGGGGGTCGAAAGCGTTCGGAAGCGACGGACGGATCCCACCGATCCGACGCTCGCGACATCTTTTATATTGGGACGGCGCAAGGTGAGAGCGTGATCGTCGTCGCGACCGACGACTTCGAGCTGTACCACGACGTCGTCGACGAACTGCGAGACCGCGGGGTGGCGTTCACCACCCAGAAGCCGGGCGCGGCGCTGCCCGATCGGACCCGCGTGGTGATCCGCTCGCCCGAGGACGGAGCCGTCGCCGAGGACGGCGCCCCCGGCGCCACCGACTCCGACGGCGGTGAGAGCGAGAACGCACCCGGGATAGACGTCGTCGTCGCGACGGCCGAGGAGGCCCGTCGCGCGGTCGAGGAGGCGGTCTCGATCCTCCGCGGCGGCGGCGGCCGGACGGTCGTCGGCGTCGATCCCGGCACGCGACCCGGGATCGCCGTGCTCACGGGCGACACCGTCGTCGCCGCGTTCCAGGTCCCGCTGGCGGACGCCGTCGAGACGATCCGCCGGGAGGTCGCCGACGCCCCGGACCCGCTCGTTCGGATCGGCGACGGCGCGCGCCTGCAGGGCTCACAGCTGGTCAACGACCTCGACGACGTCACGGTCGAACTCGTCGACGAGACGGGGACGACGCCGTATCTCGGCACCGGCGCGCGCGGGATGGGCGACGTGCTCGCGGCGGTCAACATCGCGCGGCTCTCCGGCGAGGCGACGGACTCCCGAGAGATCGATCCCACGGCGGGGGAACTCCAGCGCATCAAGGACCGCTCGCGGGAGGCTTCGAGCGACGGCCGCACGATCGACGAGGGGCTCGCCCGCCGGGTCGCCGCCGGCGAACTGACCGTCGACGAGGCGCTCGCGACCCACCGCGAGCGCGACGGCGGGGACGCGGAGGAGCCGTCGGACGGGTAGCGGCTTCGACGCGCCGGGGGAGGATTCGCGTCGCCGACGGGGTCACACAGTGTCGCCGACGGCCCTCACTCAGCGTCGCCGACGGCTCTCACTCCGACCCGCGGACGGCTTCTTCGGCGCGGCGGGCGACCTCGCGGACGGGGAGGTCGGTCGCCTCGGCGACGGCGACGGCGTCGTCGTACTCCGCGCTGTAGTCGTAGACTGCCCCGTCGGCGTCGGCGGCGACCTTCACCGCGACCTCGTGGGACTCGCCGCCGACGTCGAGTTCGGCCGTTCGGAACTCGCGGGCCGCGACCCAGCGGTGCCCCGCACCGTGTTCGCGGACTCCCAGCGTGCCGGTCTCGACGGCGAGCCGATGGGCGACGCGCTCGGCGTCCTCGGGCCTGACGACGACCTTCACGAGGTGGCCCGGCCGGGACTTCTTCATCGTCGCCGGCAGGACGCTCACGTCGCGCGCGCCGACCTCCTGGAGGGTCGACTGGAGGCTCCCGAGGGTCTCCGGCGCGGCGTCGTCGAGGTTCGTCTCCAGGACGGTGATCTCCTCGCGATCCAGGCGGTCTCCGCCGTCGCCGACGAGCGCGCGCAGGACGTTCGGCCGGTTCGGGAAGTCGTAGCCGCCGGCACCGTAGCCCGCGGCGTCGACGTTCAGCGTCGGGAGCGTTTCGATTCCGCGGGCGACGTGCGCGAGGATCGCCGCGCCCGTGGGCGTGAGCAGTTCGGCGTCGACCGGGCCCCCTTTCAGCGACCAGTCGGCGTCGGTCGCGATCTCGACGACCGCCGGGGCGGGGATCGGGTACTCGCCGTGGGCCATCGACCGCGTCTCGCCGCCGGTGGCCACCGGGGTCGTCACGACCCGCTCGACGTCGAGGTCGTCGAAGAGGAGCGCGACGCCGACGACGTCCGCGATGGCGTCGTCCGCGCCGACCTCGTGGAAGTGCGTCGCGTCGAGGTCGGTGTCGTGGACCGTCGCTTCGGCCTCGCCGAGGCGGCGGAAGATGCCCTTCGCGTCGGCTTCGACCGCTTCGGGGAGGCCCATCGCTTCGACGATCTCGACGACCTCGGCGTACGTGCGGTGCGGGCCGTGGCCCTCCGCGGGGGTCGAACCCGAGTGGTCGTCGTGATCGTGACTGTGCTCGTGATCTCCGTGGTCGTGGTCGTGTGTGTGCTCGTGGTTGCCGTGATCGTGTGTGTGCCCGCGGTCACCGTCCCCATCGTCGGTCGCCGAACGCCGCTCCTCGGTCTCGTCGTCGAGCAGCACCCGAACGCTCGTGGCCGCGATCCCGTTCTTGTCGACGGTCTCGACGTCGTAGCGGACGTCGAGGGCGTCCTCGACGGGAGAGAGCGCCCCGCGGTCCGCGCCGGCCGCGAGGAGCGCGCCGAGCAGCATATCGCCGCTGGCACCCATCCGGCCGTCGAAGGCGAGTGTGCGCATACGCGAGTACTCGCCGCGGGAGGCCAAAGGTCCACGCATCGATGCCGCTGTCGGTAAGGATTTGTATCCCCGAGGACAACATTGTCATAGCGTGTCACGGTCGAGGGACGGATCCGCGTCGGGAACGGCGCAGGAAAGGACTTAACCTCGGCCGCGACCGACTGGCGGGACGTATCCCCGCGACCCAATCATGAACGAAGTTCAACTCGAAGTGGCGAAGGCGTACCCGAACGACTCGGGCCGCGGCATCGCCCGTCTCGACCCGGACACGTTGCTCCATCTGAAGCTCTCGCCGGGCGACATCATCGAAATCGAGGGCGCCGAGACCACCGCGGCGAAGGTGTGGCGCGCGGACCGGCAGGACTGGAACACCGACACGGTCCGTATCGACGGCTTCACGCGACAGAACGCCGACGTCAGCATCGGCGAGCGCGTGACGATCCGGAAGGCCGAGGAGACGAAGGCCGAGAAACTCGTGCTCGCGCCGCCGGAGGAGGCGAGCGTGCAGTTCGGCTCCGACGCCGCCGGGATGGTCAAGCGGCAGATCCTCAAGCGGCCGGTCGTCGAGCGCGACATCGTCCCGGTGATGTCCTCGACGAACCACCCCTTCATGCGGTCGCCCGGACAGGCGATCCCGCTGATCGCGGTCGAGACCGAACCCGACGGCGTCTGTCTCGTCACCGAGGACACCGACGTGGAACTCCGCGAGGAGCCCATCTCCGGCTTCGAGAAGACCGGCGGGGGAATCACCTACGAGGACATCGGCGGCCTCCAGAGCGAGATCCAGCGCGTCCGCGAGATGGTCGAACTCCCGATGAAGCACCCGCAGATCTTCAAGAAACTCGGGATCGAGCCGCCGCAGGGCGTGCTGCTCCACGGGCCGCCCGGCACCGGCAAGACCCTCCTGGCGAAGGCCGTCGCCAACGAGACCTCCGCGAGTTTCTTCTCCATCGCGGGCCCCGAGATCATCTCGAAGTACTACGGCGAGTCCGAACAGCAGTTGCGCGAGATCTTCGAGGACGCCACCGAGGAATCGCCCTCGATCATCTTCATCGACGAACTCGACTCGATCGCGCCGAAGCGCGACGACGTGACCGGCGAGGTCGAGCGCCGCGTCGTCGCCCAGTTGCTGACGATGATGGACGGCCTGGAGACCCGCGGGGAGGTCATCGTCATCGCGGCGACGAACCGCGTCGACAGCGTCGATCCGGCGCTGCGCCGACCCGGCCGGTTCGACCGCGAGATCGAGATCGGCGTCCCCGACGAGACGGGGCGGAAGGAGATCCTCCAGATCCACACCCGCGGGATGCCGCTGTCGGACGACGTCTCGCTCGATCACCTCGCCGACGAGACCCACGGCTTCGTCGGCGCCGACATCGAGTCGCTGACGAAGGAGGCCGCGATGAAGGCCCTTCGAAGATATCTCCCGGAGATCGACCTCGACGAGGAGGACATCCCGCCGAGCCTCATCGACCGGATGATCGTCAAGCGCCAGGACTTCCAGGGCGCGCTCGCGGACGTCGAACCCTCGGCGATGCGCGAGGTCCTCGTCGAACTCCCGAAGGTGTCCTGGGACGACGTCGGCGGGCTCGAAGACCCGAAGCAGACCGTCAAGGAGAGCGTCGAGTGGCCGCTGACCTCCCAGGACAGATTCGAACGGATGGGCATCGACCCGCCGAAGGGCGTGCTCCTCTACGGCCCGCCGGGCACGGGCAAGACCCTGATCGCGAAGGCCGTCGCCAACGAGACGAACGCGAACTTCATCTCGGTCCGAGGGCCGCAACTGCTCTCGAAGTGGGTCGGCGAGTCCGAGAAGGCGATCCGGCAGACCTTCCGGAAGGCCCGGCAGGTCAGTCCGACGATCATCTTCTTCGACGAACTGGACAGCCTCGCGCCGAGCCGTGGCGGCGAGACCGGCAACAACGTCTCCGAGCGGGTGGTCAACCAGCTGCTCACCGAACTAGATGGGTTAGAGGAGAACGGCGACGTGATGGTGATCGCCGCGACCAACCGGCCGGATATGATCGATCCCGCCCTGATCCGCTCGGGGCGGTTCGACCGGCTGGTGCTCATCGGCCAACCCGAGGAGGAGGGTCGCGAACAGATCCTCAAGATCCACACCCGCGACTCGCCGCTCGCGCCCGACGTGAGCCTGCGCGAGATCGCCGAGATCACCGACGGCTACGTCGGCTCGGACCTCCAGACCATCGCCCGCGAGGCCGCAATCGAGGCGCTGCGGGAGGACGACGACGCCGAGGAGATCGAGATGCGGCACTTCCGGCAGGCGATGGAGTCCGTCCGGCCGACAATCACCGACGACCTGCTGGAGTACTACGAACAGATGCAGGACCAGTTCAAGGGCGGCACCCGCGAGGAGTTCGGCGGGCGTCGCGACGGGCGGATCGGCTTCCAGTAGCGGCCCCGGACCGTTTTTATTCGCTCGCGGGACGAGTCAGCTGCCTGATACCACGATAACGCCCGCGTAACCACCTGATACCGGTGTCCGCGAGAGGTTAAGTGGCTCACGGGCCTACCGTGGAGTGTCGAAACCGACACCCTACAACAAATGCCTCAGCAGAAATCCGACTACGTAGACGACACCGAAATCGACGCAACGCTGGACGAACTCGCCGACGACGAGACCATCGAGGAGACCGTCGAGAGCCTCGAGGAGAACGGGTTCGAGGTCGTCATCGTCGACTCGGCCGACGACGCGCTCGAAGCCGTCCGCTCGCAGATCCCCGCCGGCGCGTCCGTGATGAACGGCCACTCGACGACGCTCGAAGAGATCGGGTTCGACGACTACCTCTCGGCGGGCGACCACGACTGGGAGAGCCTCCCGGATCAGATCTGGAGCATCGACGACGACGAGGAGCGCCAGGCCGCCCGTCGCGAGTCCCAGACGGCCGACTACTTCCTCGGCGGCATCAACGCCATCTCGGAGACCGGCGAACTCGTCGCCGCGGACCTCTCTGGCAGCCGGATCGGTGCCTATCCGTTCGCCGCGGGCAACGTGATCATCGTCAGCGGCGTGAACAAGATCGTGCCGACGCTCGAGGACGCCCTGGATCGGCTCGAATCCGTCGCCTACCCGCTGGAGAACGAGCGCGCCCAGGAGGCCTACGGCGTCGAGTCCGCCATCGCGAAGCAGCTCATCTTCCGCCAGGAAGTCGAGGAGGGCCGGACGACGGTCGTGCTCGTCCGCGATCAGCTGGGGTACTGAACGACGCCGCCGTCCCTCACCGGCGCTTCACCTCACGATCGTCACCGGGACCGGCGACCGCCGGGCGACGTGTTCTGCGACGCTCCCGAGCACCAGCCGCGAGACGCCCCGCCGCCCGTGGCTGCCGACGACGACGTGGTCGACGTCGAGTTCGCGCGCCTGCTCTACGATCGTCGCCGCCGGCCGCCCGACGTCGACCGCCGTCTCGACGTCGCCGTCGATTTCCAGTTGGGATCGGGCCTCGTCGAGTACCTCTTCGGCCTCGGCCTTCGCCTCCTGGTACCACTCCTCGGACCCGCTCGGGAGGACGCCGGCGCGATAGCCCGCCTGAACCGGGTTGATGACGTGAAGCAGCGTCACGTCGACGTCGTCCCACTCGGCGGAGACGAACCCGATCGCCTGCAGCGACTGCGGAGATCCGTCGACGGGGACGAGCACGTGCCTCGGCATAGGTTCGGATACAGCGGCGGGGTACAAAAAACGGACCCCGGCGGTCACGCCGCGGCCGGCCGGCGCCGACGCGTCCCCACCGCGTGCCTCTCTGCGCCCCGTCTCACTCGCCGTGACGTGTGAGACAGACCGGGAGGCCGACGAGTTCGACCGGTTCGGAGTTGTCGGGCGAGTAGACGACGAGTTGGCCCTTCTCCATATACGGGACCTTGTCTTCGAGCTCCGGCGGGATGTTCACGCTCTTGATCGCGTCCTCGTCGCCGAGGTTGAGCACCAGGCGGGTGTTGATCTGCTTGAACACCGACTCGGCGACGTCCTGGGGGTCCTGGGTGACCAGGAAGAGGCCCAGCCGCTCCTTGCGGCCCTGCTTGGC is drawn from Halobellus limi and contains these coding sequences:
- a CDS encoding CDC48 family AAA ATPase, producing the protein MNEVQLEVAKAYPNDSGRGIARLDPDTLLHLKLSPGDIIEIEGAETTAAKVWRADRQDWNTDTVRIDGFTRQNADVSIGERVTIRKAEETKAEKLVLAPPEEASVQFGSDAAGMVKRQILKRPVVERDIVPVMSSTNHPFMRSPGQAIPLIAVETEPDGVCLVTEDTDVELREEPISGFEKTGGGITYEDIGGLQSEIQRVREMVELPMKHPQIFKKLGIEPPQGVLLHGPPGTGKTLLAKAVANETSASFFSIAGPEIISKYYGESEQQLREIFEDATEESPSIIFIDELDSIAPKRDDVTGEVERRVVAQLLTMMDGLETRGEVIVIAATNRVDSVDPALRRPGRFDREIEIGVPDETGRKEILQIHTRGMPLSDDVSLDHLADETHGFVGADIESLTKEAAMKALRRYLPEIDLDEEDIPPSLIDRMIVKRQDFQGALADVEPSAMREVLVELPKVSWDDVGGLEDPKQTVKESVEWPLTSQDRFERMGIDPPKGVLLYGPPGTGKTLIAKAVANETNANFISVRGPQLLSKWVGESEKAIRQTFRKARQVSPTIIFFDELDSLAPSRGGETGNNVSERVVNQLLTELDGLEENGDVMVIAATNRPDMIDPALIRSGRFDRLVLIGQPEEEGREQILKIHTRDSPLAPDVSLREIAEITDGYVGSDLQTIAREAAIEALREDDDAEEIEMRHFRQAMESVRPTITDDLLEYYEQMQDQFKGGTREEFGGRRDGRIGFQ
- a CDS encoding lactate utilization protein produces the protein MPQQKSDYVDDTEIDATLDELADDETIEETVESLEENGFEVVIVDSADDALEAVRSQIPAGASVMNGHSTTLEEIGFDDYLSAGDHDWESLPDQIWSIDDDEERQAARRESQTADYFLGGINAISETGELVAADLSGSRIGAYPFAAGNVIIVSGVNKIVPTLEDALDRLESVAYPLENERAQEAYGVESAIAKQLIFRQEVEEGRTTVVLVRDQLGY
- a CDS encoding universal stress protein — protein: MPRHVLVPVDGSPQSLQAIGFVSAEWDDVDVTLLHVINPVQAGYRAGVLPSGSEEWYQEAKAEAEEVLDEARSQLEIDGDVETAVDVGRPAATIVEQARELDVDHVVVGSHGRRGVSRLVLGSVAEHVARRSPVPVTIVR